The Aphis gossypii isolate Hap1 chromosome 3, ASM2018417v2, whole genome shotgun sequence genome includes a region encoding these proteins:
- the LOC126551188 gene encoding zinc finger BED domain-containing protein 5-like, with protein sequence MDFLKENELQLTTNIKKIVIEHLENLEKSLSQYFLATNNNVDWIQNPFVNQKKNPAMLSMLEYEQLIEIKSMSYLKQKFEFGSLNEFWIELKDEYPSLVEKAIFTLLPFVTTYRCEAGFSSYACTINKYRNRLKAAPDLRIQISDIKLNFKNIVNQTMKQFHSSH encoded by the coding sequence ATGGATTTTTTAAAGGAAAACGAATTGCAACTaacaactaatattaaaaaaattgttatcgaaCATTTGGAAAACCTCGAAAAATCATTGTCTCAGTATTTTCTTGCTACTAATAATAACGTTGATTGGATACAAAATCCTTTTgtgaaccaaaaaaaaaaccctgcAATGTTATCCATGCTCGAATATGAGcagttaattgaaattaaaagcatgtcatatttaaaacagaaatttGAATTTGGATCTTTAAACGAATTTTGGATTGAACTTAAGGACGAGTACCCATCTCTAGTTGAAAAAGCTATTTTTACTCTATTACCGTTTGTAACAACCTACCGTTGTGAAGCTGGTTTTTCCTCTTATGcgtgtacaataaataaatacagaaaTAGATTGAAAGCCGCTCCAGACCTACGAATTCAAATTTCagatataaaacttaattttaaaaatattgtaaatcaaaCAATGAAACAGTTCCATTCTTctcactaa
- the LOC126551191 gene encoding ATP-dependent DNA helicase pif1-like, which yields MRVQLQNDQSAAQFSKQLLDLGNGKVPVDATSGLITLTNDFCRFVDTQLVLIENVFPNISENYKNYAWLSQRAILAAKNNDVHALNFTIQSKIAGDLVTYKSVDSITNPDDVVNYPTEFLNSLEIPGFPPHNLQLKVGTVILILRNLNPPRLYNGTRLSVKRLLPNLIEATIINGKYAGENVCIPRIPMIPTDLPFDFKRLQFPVRLAFAMTINKSQGQSLSVCGINLENHCFSHGQLYVACSRVGKPSALFVLTSDQKTKNVVYQRALQ from the coding sequence ATGAgagttcaacttcaaaatgatCAAAGTGCTGCACAATTTTCCAAACAATTGTTAGATCTTGGAAATGGAAAAGTCCCAGTTGATGCGACATCTGGATTAATTACTCTTACCAACGACTTTTGCCGATTTGTAGACACTCAATTAGttcttattgaaaatgttttcccAAACATTAGTGagaattataagaattatgcTTGGTTAAGTCAACGAGCAATTCTTGCAGCAAAGAATAATGATGTCCACGCACTGAATTTCACCATTCAATCAAAAATTGCTGGCGATTTGGTGACATACAAATCCGTTGATTCAATAACAAATCCCGATGATGTAGTAAATTATCCAACGGAGTTTTTGAACTCTCTGGAGATACCAGGATTTCCACCACATAACTTGCAACTGAAAGTTGGTACAGTTATTTTGATACTGCGTAATTTGAATCCACCGCGACTTTACAACGGTACTCGACTTTCGGTAAAGAGACTTTTGCCGAATTTAATTGAGGCAACCATTATTAACGGAAAGTACGCAggtgaaaatgtatgtattcctCGAATACCAATGATTCCGACTGATCTTCCGTTTGACTTCAAACGATTGCAATTCCCAGTTCGCCTTGCGTTCGCAATGACAATTAATAAGTCGCAAGGCCAATCGCTTAGTGTTTGCGGGATAAATTTggaaaatcattgtttttcaCATGGACAGTTATACGTTGCGTGTTCACGAGTTGGGAAACCATCCGCTTTGTTTGTGTTAACGTCAgaccaaaaaacaaaaaatgtggtTTACCAAAGAGCACTACaatga
- the LOC126550760 gene encoding uncharacterized protein LOC126550760: MHRVNETHRLYDALQYPIIYWQGQDGYDITLKMVDPITGVSTNNKNLSAMNYYAYRMMIRTHEENVILKCGRLFQQFAVDMYVKVETERLAFIRFNQPKLRSEDYIHLRDAIHSDSDVQNIGRLTILPSTYIGSPRHMHEYAQDAMTYVRNYGTPDLFITVTCNPKWTEIERELEPGQKPQDRHDIIARVFQQKLKVMMDVLTKYRVFGDTRCYMYSVEWQKRGLPHAHILIWLLNKLHSNEVDDIISAEIPDPVTDPRLHDIVTTQMVHGPCGALNPLSPCMADGKCTKRYPRPLVAETVTGNDGYPVYRRRSKEDNGRTIKVKGQNQEIEIGNEFIVPYCPLLSLIFETHANVESCHSAKSIKYLCKYVTKGSDMAVFGIASENVNDEISNFQMGRYVSTNEALWRLLSFQIHERYPTVVHLAVHLENGQRVYFTEANAAQRAERTPSTTLTSFFAMCEADPFAATLMYVEMPKYYTWNQSTKKFQRRKQGTPVPDWPQVFSTDALGRMYTVHPRNDECFYLRLLLVNVRGPKSFAHLKTVNGHQCQTYREACQLLGLLENDSHWDLTLADSVVSSNAYQIRTLFAIIITTCFPSQPIQLWNKYKDAICEDILHRLRIQTNNPDIQITDEIYNEGLILIEDQCLTIANKLLIEVGMIAPNRSMHDAFNQELNRELQYNVDTLQEFVRNNVPLLNEQQKQVYKTLMQAVDNNTGGLFFLDAPGGTGKTFVISLILATNRSRCDIALALASSGIAATLLDGGRTAHSALKLPLNLNTIDTPTCNISRSSAMGKLLMQCKLIVWDECTMAHKKSLEALNFTLKDLRRNNNIFGGLMILLAGDFRQTLPVVPRGTPADELNACLRHHLYGIT, translated from the exons ATGCATCGTGTAAACGAGACACATCGTTTGTACGATGCGTTACAATATCCAATCATTTATTGGCAAGGGCAAGACGGATACGACATCACGTTGAAGATGGTCGATCCAATTACAG GAGTATcaacgaataataaaaatctaagcgCAATGAATTACTATGCGTATCGTATGATGATTCGTACACATGAGGAGAATGTCATTCTGAAGTGCGGTCGGCTATTCCAGCAATTCGCTGTCGACATGTATGTCAAAGTCGAGACCGAACGTTTAGCGTTCATCAGATTCAATCAGCCAAAGCTACGATCTGAGGACTATATACACTTGCGTGATGCTATTCATTCAGATAGTGATGTTCAGAATATTGGACGACTGACGATTCTCCCATCAACTTATATCGGAAGCCCACGCCACATGCACGAATACGCTCAAGACGCTATGACGTACGTGCGAAATTATGGAACTccggatttatttattacggtCACATGCAATCCGAAGTGGACGGAAATTGAACGCGAGTTGGAACCGGGTCAAAAACCGCAAGATCGCCATGACATAATCGCCAGAGTATTTCAGCAAAAACTCAAGGTTATGATGGATGTGCTTACTAAGTATCGAGTTTTTGGTGACACACGTTGTTATATGTACTCGGTGGAATGGCAGAAGCGTGGACTACCGCATGCTCATATCCTAATTTGGTTGCTGAACAAATTACATTCAAATGAAGTGGATGACATCATATCAGCTGAAATTCCTGATCCAGTCACTGATCCCCGTCTACACGACATTGTGACGACACAGATGGTGCATGGACCGTGCGGTGCATTAAATCCATTATCGCCTTGCATGGCTGATGGAAAGTGCACAAAACGATATCCGCGACCGTTAGTTGCTGAAACAGTCACAGGGAACGATGGTTATCCAGTTTATCGTCGGCGTTCAAAAGAAGATAACGGTCGAACTATCAAAGTTAAAGGTCAAAATCAAGAGATTGAGATCGGAAATGAATTCATTGTACCATATTGCCCGCTGCTATCACTAATTTTCGAAACACATGCAAACGTTGAGAGTTGTCATTCGGCCaaatcaatcaaatatttgtgCAAGTACGTCACAAAAGGCAGCGACATGGCTGTGTTTGGTATTGCGTCGGAAAATGTGAATGACGAAATCAGCAACTTCCAAATGGGCAGATACGTCAGTACTAATGAAGCACTGTGGCGATTATTGTCATTTCAAATTCATGAAAGATATCCCACAGTTGTACATTTAGCAGTGCATTTGGAAAATGGCCAAAGAGTTTACTTCACTGAGGCTAATGCGGCACAACGAGCTGAGAGAACACCATCGACAACATTGACTAGCTTCTTTGCAATGTGTGAAGCAGATCCATTCGCAGCGACGCTGATGTACGTTGAAATGCCCAAGTATTACACTTGGAATCAATCAACAAAGAAATTCCAACGTCGCAAACAAGGAACCCCAGTTCCAGACTGGCCACAGGTGTTTTCAACTGATGCACTAGGTCGTATGTACACTGTTCATCCTAGAAAcgatgaatgtttttatttgcgACTGCTGTTAGTAAATGTACGTGGACCGAAATCATTTGCGCATTTGAAAACTGTGAATGGCCACCAATGCCAAACATATCGAGAAGCATGTCAACTATTGGGTTTGCTGGAGAACGATTCTCATTGGGATTTAACACTTGCAGATTCAGTTGTTTCATCAAATGCGTACCAAATACGAACGCTGTTCGCAATTATCATCACCACATGTTTTCCTTCACAACCAATTCAGTTATGGAACAAATACAAAGACGCCATATGTGAAGATATCTTGCATCGCTTGCGTATTCAAACGAATAATCCTGACATCCAAATAACCGATGAAATCTACAATGAAGGATTGATTCTGATTGAGGATCAATGCTTGACTATTGCAAACAAGCTACTGATTGAAGTAGGAATGATTGCGCCAAATCGATCGATGCACGATGCATTCAACCAAGAATTAAATCGAGAGCTGCAATACAATGTTGATACATTGCAGGAATTCGTTAGAAATAATGTTCCGTTGCTGAATGAACAGCAAAAACAagtatacaaaacattaatgcAAGCGGTGGACAATAATACTGGTGGTCTATTCTTCCTGGATGCACCTGGAGGAACAGGGAAAACATTTGTCATTTCATTGATTTTGGCCACTAATCGATCAAGATGTGACATAGCTTTGGCGTTAGCATCATCTGGAATTGCGGCGACTCTTCTAGATGGCGGTCGTACTGCACATTCTGCGCTTAAGTTGCCACtcaatttaaacacaattgaTACTCCAACGTGCAATATTTCCCGATCCAGTGCAATGGGAAAATTGTTAATGCAATGCAAGCTCATTGTTTGGGATGAGTGCACAATGGCACATAAGAAATCACTTGAAGCACTTAACTTCACACTGAAGGATCTTCGGAGAAATAACAACATCTTTGGCGGCTTGATGATATTGTTGGCAGGCGATTTCAGGCAGACGTTGCCAGTAGTTCCCCGTGGAACGCCTGCAGATGAATTGAATGCTTGCCTAAGGCATCACCTTTATGGAATAACGTAA
- the LOC126550763 gene encoding uncharacterized protein LOC126550763, translated as MPRERRANIGRRTRHASQQQVYSRNLREERQNIIRENDRLRHRVSTRRSLASYNRLAFQYDPTANYSDDENLDIGRMTTICRYCNAVKFKRETVGLCCASGKVKLDPLLTPPQPLKTLFDGSDPDSSHFLQHILEFNNCFRMTSFGANIIREGGFMPTCKIQGQIYHLHGSMVPTPDEPHQFLQIYFISSMVDQLNVRCNIQGAQQLKRRIIEQLQAFFHANNAVVNMFKTALERMPSDTHKFHKSGLYSNR; from the exons ATGCCTAGAGAACGACGTGCGAACATCGGCCGCCGCACAAGACATGCAAGCCAGCAACAAGTCTATTCAAGGAACTTAAGAGAAgaaagacaaaatataataagagaaAATGACCGATTGAGACATCGCGTGAGCACACGAAGATCATTGGCATCATACAATCGCTTGGCATTCCAATATGATCCCACTGCGAACTACAGTGATGATGAAAATTTGGATATTGGACGAATGACGACTATATGCCGATATTGCAATGCGGTAAAGTTCAAAAGAGAAACGGTTGGATTGTGCTGCGCAAGTGGAAAAGTCAAACTGGATCCATTACTTACACCACCACAGCCACTGAAAACATTGTTTGATGGAAGTGATCCCGATTCCAGCCATTTTCTTCAACACATCCTTGAATTTAATAACTGCTTTCGCATGACTTCCTTTGGAGCTAATATCATTCGAGAAGGCGGCTTCATGCCGACTTGCAAG ATACAAGGTCAAATATATCATTTGCATGGTTCAATGGTGCCAACACCAGATGAACCGCATCAATTTctgcaaatatatttcatttcgtCGATGGTGGATCAGCTGAACGTGCGGTGCAATATACAGGGAGCACAACAGTTAAAGAGACGAATTATTGAACAGTTGCAAGCATTTTTTCACGCTAATAATGCTGTGGTTAATATGTTCAAAACAGCATTGGAACGAATGCCATCGGATACGCACAAATTTCATAAGAGCGGATTGTACTCCAACAGGTGA
- the LOC126550764 gene encoding uncharacterized protein LOC126550764, whose amino-acid sequence MLKVAIAGDSTLCWQPVPDQFKFNISIPLDRMNLTKRKLLSELNKVFDPLGFLGPVLIKGKIFLQHLWQQKINWDAPLQVDIQEKWKKYYSGLESLKELSIDRKCKVQSGELFEIHGFCDASMEAYGACLYIRSSDQQGIWHSRLLCSKTRVAPLKVATIPRLELSGALLLAQLAAKVADSWNINCETIHLWTDSMIVLGWLNSHSSRLKTFVANRVSQILEITKAPQWHHVATNENPADILSRGITTQELQDATTWWFGPQWLSSDTISWKSQSMLALMPEETLPELRPVQLSLTIVKFKNGLLDRYSKWERLVRATAWILKFIQFLRLKRCKQGFVKYLTVSDFSNAESWLIRCAQKDEFAIENKALTEGKNVPRNSKLKGLSPFISTDNLIVVGGRLHNSTLSNEQKHPIILPFGHKVTRLIFIYYHEILLHGGPQLLLAEIRLRFWPIKGRIAARSTALRCVTCVRSKPKFLNPIMGILPSPRVRPSRPFSTTGVDFAGPLNLRSGIRRVTSIKMWIAVFVCLATRAIHLEPVVGLTSNAFFAALRRFMARRGKCSKIYSDNGTNFVGVQRELANYIKDADANIAQDEELGTLLCQIEACLNSRPLTPLSLDALDLEPITPAHFLIGGPLLLAPEPDLSKENIDILRRWKYVQALMQMFWKRWSKEYLPQLQVRGRWVSQTEQMKIGDIVIIKEEFAPPGKWKLGRVAKTHPGSDGIVRVVTLKTANCDELKRPVVKLCRLPVEPENSNIEK is encoded by the exons ATGCTTAAGGTGGCCATAGCTGGTGACTCCACCCTATGTTGGCAACCAGTGCCCGATCAATTcaagtttaatatttctatacctTTAGACAGGATGAACCTTACAAAGAGAAAGTTGCTCTCTGAACTAAATAAGGTGTTTGATCCTCTAGGTTTTTTGGGTCCTGTGTTGATCAAAGGTAAGATTTTTCTTCAACATCTTTGGcagcaaaaaattaattgggaTGCACCATTACAAGTAGATATCCAAGAAAAATGGAAGAAATACTACTCTGGACTAGAATCTCTCAAAGAGCTTTCCATTGATCGTAAGTGCAAAGTACAATCTGgtgaattatttgaaattcatgGATTCTGTGATGCATCTATGGAAGCTTACGGAGCATGTCTATATATACGTAGTTCAGATCAGCAAGGGATATGGCACTCACGGTTACTCTGTTCAAAAACTAGAGTAGCACCATTAAAAGTTGCAACTATTCCTCGGCTAGAACTAAGTGGGGCACTTCTCTTGGCTCAGTTGGCAGCTAAGGTAGCTGACTCTTGGAATATTAACTGTGAAACTATCCATTTGTGGACTGATTCAATGATAGTTTTAGGGTGGCTAAATAGTCATTCATCACGATTAAAAACATTCGTAGCTAATCGTGTCAGCCAAATTCTAGAAATTACAAAGGCACCGCAATGGCATCACGTAGCAACAAATGAAAATCCAGCCGACATACTTTCTAGAGGCATTACAACGCAAGAATTACAAGATGCTACGACTTGGTGGTTTGGTCCACAATGGTTATCGAGCGATACAATTTCTTGGAAGAGTCAGTCCATGCTTGCATTAATGCCGGAAGAAACACTACCGGAACTTAGGCCTGTTCAGTTGAGTTTAACTAtagtaaagtttaaaaatggtttGCTAGATAGGTATTCTAAGTGGGAAAGGCTAGTTCGGGCAACTGCTtggattttgaaatttattcagtttttaagattaaaaagaTGCAAACAAGGCTTTGTTAAATATCTCACGGTATCAGATTTTAGCAATGCAGAATCTTGGCTAATAAGATGCGCACAAAAAGATGAGTTTGCAATTGAAAATAAGGCATTAACTGAAGGTAAAAACGTGCCAAGAAATAGTAAGTTAAAAGGACTATCTCCATTTATCAGTACAGATAACCTAATTGTAGTTGGAGGAAGATTGCATAATTCAACCCTATCAAATGAACAAAAACACCCCATAATTTTACCATTTGGTCATAAGGTAacaagattaatttttatatattatcatgaaattttattacacgGAGGACCACAGTTGTTACTAGCAGAAATAAGACTTCGATTTTGGCCTATAAAAGGTAGGATAGCAGCTCGTTCCACTGCATTGCGTTGTGTAACATGTGTTCGTTCTAAACCTAAATTTTTGAATCCAATCATGGGAATTCTGCCAAGTCCAAGAGTACGCCCTTCTAGACCATTTTCGACAACAGGTGTTGATTTTGCAGGCCCTTTGAATCTCAGAAGTGGCATACGCCGCGTTACCAGCATTAAAATGTGGATTGCGGTTTTTGTGTGCTTAGCAACAAGAGCAATACATCTGGAGCCAGTAGTAGGGCTCACGAGTAATGCCTTTTTTGCCGCACTACGGCGATTTATGGCACGGAGAGGAAAATGTTCAAAGATATATAGTGACAATGGTACAAATTTTGTTGGTGTTCAACGTGAACTAGCAAACTATATAAAAGATGCCGACGCAAATATAGCTCAGGATG AAGAATTAGGAACCTTACTTTGTCAGATTGAGGCATGTTTGAACTCTCGTCCGTTAACACCGTTAAGCCTTGATGCTCTGGACTTAGAGCCTATAACACCGGCACACTTTTTAATTGGTGGACCACTTCTTTTAGCACCAGAACCCGATTTGTCAAAAGAAAACATAGATATATTACGGAGGTGGAAATATGTGCAAGCCTTGATGCAAATGTTTTGGAAACGTTGGTCAAAAGAATATTTGCCACAGCTCCAAGTTAGAGGTCGTTGGGTATCTCAAACTGAACAGATGAAAATTGGAGATATAGTAATCATCAAAGAAGAATTTGCACCACCAGGAAAATGGAAATTAGGAAGAGTAGCAAAAACGCATCCAGGTAGTGATGGGATTGTACGAGTAGTCACTTTAAAGACAGCAAATTGTGATGAGCTGAAAAGACCGGTAGTGAAGCTATGTCGTCTACCAGTAGAGCCAGAAAActctaatattgaaaaatag
- the LOC126551180 gene encoding uncharacterized protein LOC126551180 translates to MASKPTTSKTKSNTPKRCIYSPSKVQQALDAIHKGMNTSTASRIFNVPRTTLRNKLEGKSPVESVGHGGVTSILGDETEALLVEWVLTCAKMGFPVDREGLLSSVKKLVDESEMKTPFINNRPGKKWFYGFMNRHKCLSQKHAEYVNKARGSVTEEKIRKWFDEVSELLGENLYVLNYPERVFNMDETCFYLAPKGELILGPRGCNVYDEQTNNNKENITTLFAANALGNWAPPLTIYKYERIPAKIAQSAPPGWGLGKSENGWMTAETFFEYMANIFLPHLIQSNISRPVIIFLDGHSSHLSLHLSKFCRENGLILIALYPNSTHILQPLDVAVFGPLKSSWKKTVKQWRIDNDREISKFDMPTALSNIMNTPNMSKNVQSGFRSTGLLPFNPNNVDYTKVIIRSVPTQQNTSKNNEIQLHLKFIEKNTDSNLLKEFKRAYIGGYEWDGDIKATMLFNLWSTCVTQTNNEKTRTESTSQATTFDSFDSYMSPTSAQLTTISLESTTMNNSSTSCQLENQPSTSHDSPTTLILPTRRSLTSVFEDVIKWPVQQVSKSKRKREYTPSVITSDRWVQFHELKEADKLKKDEERENKRKAIQDRKRVAEEKKKGKDIKKENTN, encoded by the exons atggCTTCAAAACCAACTACATCAAAAACCAAGAGTAACACACCAAAAAGATGTATATATTCTCCATCCAAAGTTCAGCAAGCATTGGATGCAATTCACAAAG GAATGAATACATCAACAGCAAGCAGGATATTTAATGTACCCCGCACTACACTCAGGAACAAGCTTGAAGGCAAGTCGCCAGTTGAATCTGTAGGACACGGTGGAGTAACATCCATACTTGGAGATGAAACTGAAGCTTTATTAGTAGAATGGGTGCTAACTTGTGCCAAAATGGGGTTTCCTGTAGATCGGGAGGGGCTGTTAAGTTCAGTTAAGAAACTAGTGGATGAATCAGAAATGAAAActccatttataaataatagaccaggtaaaaaatggttttatggATTTATGAACCGCCACAAGTGTTTGTCCCAAAAACATGCTGAATATGTAAACAAAGCAAGGGGATCAGTGACCGaggaaaaaataagaaaatggtTTGATGAAGTTTCTGAGCTATTGGGCGAAAATTTGTATGTGTTGAACTACCCAGAACGAGTATTTAATATGGATGAAACGTGTTTCTATTTAGCTCCAAAAGGAGAACTTATATTAGGGCCTCGTGGATGTAATGTGTATGATGAACAGACAAACAACAATAAAGAAAACATAACAACACTTTTTGCAGCCAACGCTTTGGGTAATTGGGCACCCcctttaacaatttataagtatgaaCGCATTCCAGCAAAGATTGCACAGTCTGCTCCTCCAGGATGGGGGTTAGGCAAGTCTGAAAATGGTTGGATGACTGCagaaactttttttgaatacatGGCAAACATATTTCTTCCTCATCTAATACAGTCAAATATTTCTAGACccgttattatattcttagatGGTCACAGTTCGCATCTTAGCTTACATCTGAGTAAGTTTTGTAGGGAAAATGGTCTGATTTTAATAGCTCTTTATCCCAATTCAACTCATATCCTACAACCACTAGATGTAGCAGTATTTGGACCACTCAAGTCATCGTGGAAAAAAACTGTGAAGCAATGGCGAATCGACAATGATAGAGAAATAAGCAAATTTGATATGCCAACTGCATTATCTAACATCATGAATACACCAAATATGTCGAAGAATGTTCAATCTGGTTTTAGATCTACTGGTCTATTACCATTTAATCCAAATAATGTAGATTATACCAAAGTTATAATACGTTCAGTCCCAACACAACAGAACAcctcaaaaaataatgaaatacaattGCATTTGAAATTCATCGAAAAAAACACTGATAGTAATctattaaaagaatttaagAGAGCCTATATAGGAGGATATGAGTGGGATGGTGATATCAAAGCTACAATGCTGTTTAATTTGTGGTCCACATGTGTAACTCAAACTAACAATGAGAAAACAAGAACAGAGTCAACCTCACAAGCAACAACTTTTGATTCCTTTGATTCCTATATGAGTCCAACATCAGCACAATTAACAACAATTAGTTTAGAATCAACAACTATGAACAATTCCAGTACATCCTGTCAATTAGAAAACCAACCATCCACAAGTCATGATTCTCCTACTACTTTAATCTTACCAACACGACGATCATTAACATCAGTATTTGAGGATGTAATTAAGTGGCCAGTACAGCaggtatcaaaatcaaaaagaaaaagagaATATACTCCAAGTGTCATAACATCAGACAGGTGGGTACAATTTCATGAACTAAAAGAAGcagacaaattaaaaaaagatgaGGAAAGAGAAAATAAAAGGAAAGCCATACAAGACAGAAAAAGGGTagctgaagaaaaaaaaaagggtaaagacattaaaaaagaaaataccaaTTGA